One genomic segment of Pedobacter endophyticus includes these proteins:
- a CDS encoding S41 family peptidase, giving the protein MLSKIVITFLLVINFISVYSQNRNTCDCTIVLKEIISDIESNYPGFRSKVNVANKNYYKELKNKVITQAMTTSNRESCFYIIEKYIQFFKDNHIIFSDRKTSPSQHSFSGRTIKKTSRQLIGIWRRNSDSLLVSIVKGSDNKYEGYILKPNGRLGEIHFELIGNEHEFRIRNYDTPLTTDLLRGRRLKNLLIEPNGIWQKMDNEQSGIEVKTSTYSVNKKFRYKQVKEDIYYLGIPSFNTDARSFDSIIVNQIIPQLEENKIKHLIIDLRNNVGGNSSFLSLMRFAYEKPFSIPGDFVFASPKLIQNYEISTNSFRRAILPKLRVNMGGFVQRDSLIITLKENYQYPKTISIIVNENSASSSEYFLILAKHSTKVKLYGRHTAGTLDYSELFEPEKLSCEDYFLMRPTTKSYWTDTSPIDNKGILPDIDLSSYPENEWVDIILDKLK; this is encoded by the coding sequence ATGCTTAGCAAAATCGTAATAACTTTTTTATTAGTCATAAATTTCATTTCAGTGTATTCTCAAAACAGAAATACCTGTGATTGTACAATAGTCCTAAAGGAAATAATATCCGATATTGAGAGCAACTATCCAGGTTTTCGCTCTAAAGTAAATGTTGCCAACAAGAATTACTACAAAGAGTTGAAAAATAAGGTCATCACACAAGCAATGACTACTAGTAATCGTGAAAGTTGCTTTTATATAATAGAAAAGTATATCCAATTCTTTAAGGACAATCATATTATTTTTAGTGACCGAAAAACATCACCCTCACAGCATTCATTTTCCGGAAGAACAATTAAGAAAACGTCCAGACAACTTATTGGCATCTGGCGCAGAAATAGTGATTCGCTGCTGGTTAGTATTGTAAAAGGCTCGGATAATAAGTATGAAGGATACATCTTGAAACCGAACGGTAGATTAGGGGAAATTCATTTTGAACTTATCGGAAATGAGCATGAATTTAGAATTAGGAACTATGATACGCCTTTAACCACAGATTTACTTCGAGGGCGAAGGCTTAAAAACCTCCTGATTGAACCAAACGGTATTTGGCAAAAAATGGATAATGAGCAAAGTGGCATAGAAGTTAAAACATCAACCTATTCTGTCAATAAAAAGTTTAGGTACAAACAGGTAAAGGAAGATATTTACTATCTAGGGATACCATCATTTAATACAGACGCCAGAAGTTTTGATTCGATTATTGTAAATCAGATTATCCCTCAATTAGAAGAAAATAAGATTAAACACCTAATTATCGATCTCCGGAACAATGTTGGAGGAAACAGTTCATTTTTATCACTGATGAGGTTTGCATATGAAAAACCATTTTCTATTCCAGGCGATTTTGTGTTTGCTTCCCCTAAACTCATTCAAAATTACGAAATATCCACGAACTCATTTAGGCGGGCTATTCTTCCTAAATTAAGAGTTAACATGGGTGGATTTGTACAAAGAGACTCACTTATAATTACGCTTAAGGAAAATTATCAATATCCAAAAACAATCAGCATTATAGTAAATGAAAATTCTGCAAGCAGTTCTGAGTATTTTTTGATACTCGCAAAACATAGCACAAAAGTTAAACTGTATGGAAGACATACTGCAGGGACACTCGATTATAGCGAATTATTTGAGCCGGAAAAACTTTCCTGTGAAGATTATTTCCTTATGCGTCCAACTACAAAATCATATTGGACAGATACCAGCCCAATAGATAATAAGGGAATTTTGCCAGATATTGATTTAAGCTCTTATCCTGAAAACGAATGGGTAGATATTATCCTAGATAAGCTTAAATAA